The following coding sequences are from one Musa acuminata AAA Group cultivar baxijiao chromosome BXJ1-6, Cavendish_Baxijiao_AAA, whole genome shotgun sequence window:
- the LOC135675952 gene encoding myosin-binding protein 2-like isoform X2: protein MAANKFATVLHRNGNKIAVVLAYAVLEWTLILLLLLNGLFAYLIARFADFFGLKPPCVFCSRVDHYFEHRADGRGRRQRGACRDLLCDEHAAEVAGMGYCARHQRLAEAGDMCEDCCPSSSRPVEAAVLSWMKRSEEGAKDLRCSCCDVVIESGFYSPYIFFKPYWDVSENDQKGNSVEEIAVGDREEGFEEDAIFGREKVNKWELVPPDPSDRCHEKEEDDDEEKVGRKEATCAADSERAAEEQEEEEALIQFSDACCLVDDPSFEVLTRRLGNICDDDEERLVPVRLIDSATMTKSPASFVLSKQRQQELGLVGGEKDGGVVDIGSIAEERKPVAFSAERTDAMALDIGSITEKNGLDSFTKMADIVEVNPLGNVGAVQEAKVLDVGCVMEEVKPLASAAGSDDIFGENCSVDVAAEQHADDVDMRSMATEVSAGEAADTVTDNSSDIHEAQQCAMTVDERSISEEKALPSSKQKADTIEESFSEMDGAQQLTISGEEKVLASPEERADTIVENFSEMNGAQQCEITLDTGSVLEDEKIPLSRMEGDDIVKQNSIYLHASSDHQTIAPQATSVRSLEDIVQVESLRSAEDLPETKGSEICNQENSDHAHPLEPILLSERSKDQLSESYNEMTTIDQEILVTETEPMVVTAAQRPDHVAVFADNNEIEEERVPETPTYLDGIHGLIKSFFLGRRESGTESLDGSVAGEFEGCDTLTVDQLKAALKAEQKALSALYTELEEERSASAIAANQTMAMITRLQQEKAAMQMEALQYQRMMEEQSDYDQEALQLLNELMMKREKEKQDLEKELEVYRKKILRYKAKERRQTAKHKVNGIAGTFSTSSSAEDSDDLSFEVHEGNGFAYDPDENNQNTLVDDVLSSGANQGTATHTITLRESLDDFEEERLSILEQLKALESELLTLDDEDTHDSDAIEHITDESCHVSNGNYGPSGDDLHDDANGLSVDLEASRNLHGEQRSSGCNGKRLLPLFDAISEENEAAVDASTKTNSYLAEKQKKLAIVEELDNIHERLHALEGDREFIKHCISSLKKGDKGIHLLQEILEHLRDLRSVELRARNSCNALVSLMA, encoded by the exons ATGGCGGCCAACAAGTTCGCGACCGTCTTGCACAGGAACGGCAACAAGATAGCGGTGGTACTCGCGTACGCCGTCCTGGAATGGACCCTCATCCTGCTGCTCCTGCTCAACGGGCTCTTCGCCTACCTCATCGCCCGGTTCGCGGACTTCTTCGGCCTCAAGCCCCCCTGCGTCTTCTGCTCCCGGGTGGACCACTACTTCGAGCACCGGGCCGATGGTCGCGGACGCCGCCAGCGTGGCGCCTGCCGCGACCTACTCTGCGACGAGCACGCCGCCGAGGTCGCAGGGATGGGTTACTGCGCCCGCCATCAGCGGCTGGCGGAGGCCGGGGATATGTGCGAGGACTGCTGCCCGTCGTCGTCGCGGCCCGTCGAGGCCGCGGTGCTGTCTTGGATGAAGCGGAGCGAGGAGGGGGCGAAGGATCTGCGGTGCTCGTGCTGCGACGTCGTCATCGAGAGCGGATTCTACTCGCCCTACATCTTCTTCAAGCCTTACTGGGACGTGTCGGAGAATGACCAGAAGGGGAATTCGGTTGAGGAGATTGCGGTGGGCGATCGCGAGGAGGGTTTCGAGGAAgacgccatctttggtcgagaaaAGGTGAACAAGTGGGAGTTGGTACCTCCAGATCCATCTGATCGATGCCATGAAaaggaggaggatgatgatgaaGAGAAGGTGGGAAGAAAGGAGGCAACGTGCGCTGCCGATTCAGAGAGGGCGGCGgaggaacaagaagaagaagaggccctCATCCAATTCTCCGACGCCTGCTGTTTGGTAGACGACCCTTCCTTTGAAGTCCTCACTCGGCGTCTGGGAAACATATGCGATGACGATGAGGAACGGTTGGTTCCGGTACGGCTGATCGACTCTGCAACCATGACGAAGAGCCCTGCTTCGTTTGTGCTCAGTAAACAACGCCAGCAAGAGCTTGGGCTTGTTGGAGGGGAAAAAGATGGCGGGGTAGTCGACATCGGAAGCATCGCAGAGGAGAGGAAACCGGTGGCTTTCTCTGCAGAGAGGACTGATGCCATGGCTCTTGATATCGGGAGCATTACAGAgaaaaatggattggattcttttACAAAGATGGCTGATATTGTTGAAGTGAATCCTTTGGGGAATGTTGGAGCTGTGCAAGAAGCAAAAGTTCTTGATGTTGGATGCGTTATGGAAGAGGTGAAACCATTGGCCTCAGCTGCAGGGAGTGATGATATCTTTGGAGAGAATTGTTCTGTTGATGTTGCAGCAGAGCAACATGCTGATGATGTTGACATGAGAAGCATGGCGACAGAGGTCTCTGCCGGAGAAGCAGCTGATACTGTTACGGATAATTCTTCCGACATACACGAAGCTCAACAATGTGCCATGACTGTTGATGAAAGAAGCATATCAGAGGAAAAGGCATTGCCCTCTTCTAAACAGAAAGCTGATACAATTGAAGAGAGTTTTTCTGAGATGGATGGAGCCCAACAACTCACCATATCAGGAGAGGAAAAGGTATTGGCCTCTCCCGAAGAGAGGGCTGATACCATTGTAGAGAATTTTTCTGAGATGAATGGAGCTCAACAATGTGAAATCACTCTTGATACAGGGAGCGTCTTAGAAGATGAAAAGATACCATTGTCTAGGATGGAAGGGGATGATATCGTCAAACAGAATTCCATATATCTTCATGCTTCATCTGATCATCAAACCATTGCTCCTCAAGCAACATCAGTTAGATCACTTGAAGATATTGTTCAAGTGGAATCATTAAGGAGCGCAGAAGATCTTCCTGAAACAAAAG GAAGTGAGATATGCAACCAGGAAAACAGTGATCATGCACATCCTCTTGAGCCAATTTTATTGTCAGAAAGATCAAAAGATCAACTCTCAGAGAGCTATAATGAGATGACTACTATAGACCAAG AAATATTGGTTACTGAAACTGAACCAATGGTGGTGACTGCTGCACAAAGGCCAGACCATGTTGCTGTGTTTGCAGACAATAATGAGATTGAGGAGGAGAGAGTACCTGAGACGCCAACTTATCTTGATGGTATTCATGGTTTAATTAAAAGTTTTTTTCTTGGAAGGAGAGAATCGGGAACAGAGTCTCTAGATGGAAGCGTTGCCGGTGAGTTTGAAGGATGTGATACATTGACCGTAGATCAGCTTAAAGCTGCTTTGAAGGCAGAACAAAAAGCTCTGAGTGCATTATATACTGAGCTTGAGGAAGAGAGAAGTGCCTCTGCCATTGCTGCAAACCAAACAATGGCAATGATAACCAGGCTTCAACAAGAGAAAGCTGCTATGCAGATGGAAGCATTGCAATATCAGCGGATGATGGAAGAACAGTCGGATTATGACCAGGAAGCATTGCAACTTTTAAATGAGCTGATGAtgaagagggagaaggagaaaCAAGACTTGGAGAAGGAGCTAGAAGTGTACAGAAAGAAAATTCTTCGATACAAGGCCAAGGAGAGGAGACAAACCGCAAAGCACAAGGTCAATGGTATTGCTGGAACATTCTCTACTTCATCAAGTGCTGAAGACAGTGATGATCTCTCCTTCGAGGTCCATGAAGGGAACGGGTTTGCATATGATCCTGATGAAAACAATCAAAATACTCTTGTTGATGATGTGTTAAGTTCAGGGGCAAATCAAGGCACTGCAACGCATACAATCACACTTAGGGAATCGTTGGATGATTTTGAGGAAGAGAGGCTCTCAATACTTGAGCAACTCAAGGCATTGGAGAGTGAACTTCTGACATTGGATGATGAAGACACTCATGATTCAGATGCCATAGAGCATATTACGGATGAAAGTTGTCATGTTTCAAATGGAAATTATGGACCTTCAGGTGATGATTTACATGACGATGCAAATGGTTTGTCAGTTGATCTAGAGGCTAGCAGGAACCTACATGGTGAACAAAGATCCTCGGGTTGTAACGGGAAGAGGCTTCTTCCTCTCTTTGATGCCATAAGCGAGGAAAACGAGGCGGCAGTTGATGCTTCGACTAAAACAAATTCATATCTTGCAGAGAAGCAAAAGAAGCTTGCAATTGTGGAAGAGCTCGATAACATCCACGAGAGACTGCATGCCCTCGAGGGTGATAGAGAGTTTATCAAACATTGCATCAGTTCCTTGAAGAAAGGAGACAAGGGAATACATCTTCTTCAAGAGATATTAGAGCACCTTCGTGATCTGAGGAGCGTGGAACTCCGAGCGAGGAACTCGTGCAATGCTCTTGTTTCATTGATGGCTTAG
- the LOC135675954 gene encoding basic blue protein-like, protein MAQGRGSVVALGLALLCLLIHSEVAEAATYVVGGNSGWTFNVASWPRGKSFRAGDVLVFNYNPSVHNVVAVSAAGYNSCSAPKGSRVYTSGKDRITLARGTNYFICSFAGHCQSGMKIAVTAA, encoded by the exons ATGGCTCAGGGAAGGGGCAGTGTCGTGGCTCTGGGGCTGGCCCTGCTGTGTCTCCTCATCCACAGCGAGGTGGCCGAGGCCGCCACCTACGTCGTCGGCGGCAACAGCGGATGGACCTTCAACGTCGCCAGCTGGCCCAGGGGGAAGAGCTTCAGAGCCGGCGATGTGCTCG TGTTCAACTATAACCCGTCGGTTCACAACGTGGTGGCGGTGAGCGCGGCCGGCTACAATAGCTGCTCGGCTCCCAAGGGCTCCAGGGTCTACACTTCCGGGAAGGACCGCATCACGCTGGCCCGAGGCACCAACTACTTCATCTGCAGCTTCGCCGGCCACTGCCAGTCCGGCATGAAGATCGCGGTCACCGCAGCGTAG
- the LOC103987230 gene encoding uncharacterized protein LOC103987230, giving the protein MGRKLDALLGRKSRQMSKLKTLLGLTVSRLAVLRNRRQVRCNQARTDVAQLLQLGHVDHALLRVEHVIKEQNMVDVFVMSEHYCQLLIERFVLLDHKECPEELREAISSLSFAASRCAELPELDKARGIFSSRYGKELVSAAVELRNNCRVNPKMIQKLSTRQPSLEIRQRVTKEIAAETGINLDYYDPCTEDAGGDPPVNLVQEQLKSDENLSMRTPQKYEDVASAAKDAFEAAAFAAAAARAAVELCRSESQGRGSDPDNESGGQSRIEEVEEPKAAASVDNSGDQIHGSDSEEEIEAEQHDLLGEDRFKEKFVKQFRRPPSWSSDSSEEEDDTNEEDGGWLHASLGGGSPDEHPESYLGPSYSRGNERSNPPHEAKTELKSGTEGKKAISVRTRRGLFE; this is encoded by the exons ATGGGAAGGAAGCTGGACGCTCTACTAGGAAGGAAGTCGAGGCAGATGTCGAAGCTGAAGACCCTGCTGGGCCTCACCGTCTCCCGCCTGGCCGTCCTCCGCAACCGCCGTCAGGTCCGGTGCAACCAGGCGCGCACCGACGTCGCCCAGCTACTCCAGCTCGGCCACGTCGACCATGCCCTCCTCCGC GTGGAGCATgtaatcaaggagcagaacatggtGGACGTGTTCGTTATGTCGGAGCACTATTGCCAACTGCTGATCGAGAGATTTGTGCTCTTGGATCACAA GGAGTGCCCGGAGGAGCTGCGGGAGGCGATCTCGAGTCTGAGCTTTGCGGCATCGAGATGCGCAGAATTGCCGGAGCTGGATAAGGCCCGAGGCATCTTCTCCTCCAGGTATGGCAAGGAACTCGTGTCGGCGGCCGTGGAGCTGAGGAACAATTGCCGTGTCAATCCCAAG ATGATTCAGAAGCTGTCGACCAGGCAGCCAAGCCTGGAAATCCGACAGCGGGTGACGAAGGAGATCGCTGCCGAGACGGGCATCAATCTTGATTACTATGATCCTTGTACTGAGGATGCAGGG GGAGATCCACCAGTAAATCTCGTACAGGAGCAGCTCAAATCTGATGAGAACCTTTCGATGAGAACGCCTCAGAAGTATGAAGATGTGGCCAGTGCAGCGAAGGATGCCTTCGAAGCAGCAGCCTTTGCTGCGGCAGCTGCAAGGGCCGCGGTGGAGCTCTGCCGATCGGAGTCCCAAGGAAGAGGCTCTGATCCCGACAATGAATCCGGTGGCCAAAGCAGAATTGAGGAGGTGGAGGAGCCCAAGGCAGCAGCCAGCGTCGACAATTCTGGTGATCAGATCCATGGTTCAGATTCAGAAGAGGAAATAGAAGCAGAACAGCATGATTTGCTTGGGGAAGACAGGTTTAAGGAGAAGTTCGTCAAGCAGTTCCGGAGACCACCTTCTTGGAGCTCAGATTCGAGCGAGGAAGAAGATGATACGAACGAAGAAGATGGGGGGTGGCTCCATGCATCCTTAGGAGGTGGTTCACCTGACGAGCATCCGGAATCTTACTTGGGTCCTTCCTACAGCAGAGGGAACGAGAGAAGCAATCCACCGCACGAAGCGAAGACAGAATTAAAATCCGGAACTGAAG GAAAGAAAGCCATCTCCGTGAGGACCCGAAGAGGACTTTTCGAGTAG
- the LOC135675953 gene encoding uncharacterized protein LOC135675953, translating to MERLPSVSLRRDPAGPRPSADPEALRRWVVAFCIIRFDLEQGQLVEECFPPDSLPHHQLLLVAFSSFPDSMSHHHVNPNTAHRPSSSSSSSIHDCIFSFRFPAAAADGGDFLYGYVFNRRRQDERLPRGGEQKSVVILSRSPYSSVFRPLLQILGPLCFDIGPSALGLVASHVAAWPAPAPGAPMDLPIGSAALRVHLPPALYDAAAPFPPANPSVPHGLFHDADIFGSFRGLLLHLWTLWELMLAGEPLLVIAPTPPQCSEAVAALVSLVAPLPFSVDFRPYFTIHDPGFARLNSLGEDEEFPPMVLGVTNLFFLKALRNIPHVVSVGSPGPNTGRALPVASRSASTGMPGRNSRPGKLNLEQLSLNKFSPSGLLNAMKLRREGPLCLMTEHKEAVWSTYTATTKPDTAILNRLIDSPRIEESMSVANNEILRRHFLELTTNFLAPFGPYLRATTPSKGTSPFVDPPPLPPFHADEFLSGLATRGPGKFLSKRMRSNWLELYRSFLEGQNFMPWFHRRRAAAEQEQHRLWRQARMSTDMNKLISKMSEVEIVDSFNAIERHLLAEIQQLGDASEDSAVVCQKLKGDLRVVFNVLPKDMQQLLLSNPKRSSLLQSDPEPGKHPSVQSSPVAELKFSFLSL from the exons ATGGAGCGGTTGCCGTCGGTGTCGCTGAGGCGCGACCCCGCGGGGCCGCGGCCGAGCGCGGACCCGGAGGCGCTGCGGCGATGGGTGGTGGCCTTCTGTATCATCCGCTTCGACCTGGAGCAGGGGCAGCTGGTGGAGGAGTGCTTCCCCCCGGACTCCCTCCCGCACCACCAACTCCTCCTCGTCGCCTTCTCCTCCTTCCCCGACTCCATGTCCCACCACCACGTCAACCCCAACACCGCCCAccggccctcctcctcctcctcctcctccattcaCGACTGCATCTTCTCCTTCCGcttccccgccgccgccgccgacggcGGCGACTTTCTCTACGGATACGTCTTCAACCGCCGGCGGCAGGACGAGCGCCTCCCGCGCGGTGGCGAGCAGAAGTCGGTCGTCATCCTCTCCCGCTCCCCATACTCCTCCGTCTTCCGGCCGCTTCTCCAGATCCTCGGACCCCTCTGCTTCGACATCGGCCCCTCCGCCCTCGGCCTGGTCGCCTCCCACGTCGCCGCCTGGCCGGCCCCCGCCCCGGGCGCCCCCATGGACCTCCCGATCGGCAGCGCCGCCCTTCGCGTGCACCTTCCCCCGGCCCTCTATGACGCCGCCGCCCCCTTCCCTCCCGCCAACCCATCCGTCCCCCACGGCCTCTTTCACGACGCCGACATATTCGGAAGCTTCCgcggcctcctcctccacctctggACCCTGTGGGAGTTGATGCTCGCTGGCGAACCTCTCCTGGTGATCGCCCCAACTCCCCCGCAATGCTCTGAAGCAGTCGCCGCTCTCGTCAGCCTCGTTGCACCGCTCCCGTTTTCCGTCGACTTCCGGCCCTACTTTACCATCCACGACCCCGGCTTTGCCCGGCTCAATTCGCTAGGCGAAGACGAGGAGTTCCCCCCCATGGTTCTCGGAGTGACCAATCTCTTCTTCTTGAAGGCCCTGCGGAACATCCCTCACGTCGTCTCGGTGGGCAGTCCCGGGCCTAATACCGGCCGTGCTCTTCCCGTGGCCAGCCGTTCGGCCTCGACTGGGATGCCCGGAAGGAACTCTCGGCCTGGAAAGCTCAACCTAGAGCAGCTCTCGCTGAACAAGTTTTCCCCCTCGGGCTTGTTGAATGCGATGAAGCTAAGGAGGGAGGGCCCTCTTTGCCTCATGACGGAGCACAAGGAAGCTgtttggagcacttatacagcgaCGACGAAGCCAGACACCGCCATTTTGAACAGGCTAATCGATTCTCCAAGGATTGAGGAGTCCATGTCTGTTGCCAACAATGAGATATTGCGGCGGCACTTTCTGGAGCTAACAACCAATTTCCTTGCACCCTTCGGTCCCTATCTAAGGGCAACCACCCCTTCAAAGGGAACTTCCCCTTTTGTCGACCCGCCACCCTTGCCTCCGTTTCATGCTGACGAGTTTCTCAGTGGGCTGGCCACAAGAGGGCCAGGGAAGTTCTTGTCAAAGAGGATGAGGTCCAATTGGTTGGAATTGTACAG GTCCTTCTTGGAAGGACAAAATTTCATGCCCTGGTTCCATAGAAGGCGTGCTGCTGCAGAGCAAGAGCAACATAGGCTATGGAGGCAGGCTCGCATGAGCACTGACATGAATAAGCTTATATCTAAAATGTCTGAAGTGGAGATCGTTGATTCTTTTAATGCTATTGAAAGACATTTGCTTGCAGAGATACAG CAATTGGGAGATGCTAGCGAGGACTCTGCAGTAGTATGCCAGAAGCTGAAAGGAGACCTTCGAGTGGTGTTTAATGTTCTTCCCAAGGATATGCAACAGCTGCTGCTCTCCAATCCCAAAAGATCATCTCTTCTTCAAAGTGACCCAGAACCAGGGAAGCATCCTTCTGTACAGAGTAGCCCAGTTGCTGAATTGAAGTTCTCCTTCCTATCTCTGTGA
- the LOC135675952 gene encoding myosin-binding protein 2-like isoform X1 has product MAANKFATVLHRNGNKIAVVLAYAVLEWTLILLLLLNGLFAYLIARFADFFGLKPPCVFCSRVDHYFEHRADGRGRRQRGACRDLLCDEHAAEVAGMGYCARHQRLAEAGDMCEDCCPSSSRPVEAAVLSWMKRSEEGAKDLRCSCCDVVIESGFYSPYIFFKPYWDVSENDQKGNSVEEIAVGDREEGFEEDAIFGREKVNKWELVPPDPSDRCHEKEEDDDEEKVGRKEATCAADSERAAEEQEEEEALIQFSDACCLVDDPSFEVLTRRLGNICDDDEERLVPVRLIDSATMTKSPASFVLSKQRQQELGLVGGEKDGGVVDIGSIAEERKPVAFSAERTDAMALDIGSITEKNGLDSFTKMADIVEVNPLGNVGAVQEAKVLDVGCVMEEVKPLASAAGSDDIFGENCSVDVAAEQHADDVDMRSMATEVSAGEAADTVTDNSSDIHEAQQCAMTVDERSISEEKALPSSKQKADTIEESFSEMDGAQQLTISGEEKVLASPEERADTIVENFSEMNGAQQCEITLDTGSVLEDEKIPLSRMEGDDIVKQNSIYLHASSDHQTIAPQATSVRSLEDIVQVESLRSAEDLPETKDFEEDNKLIDVDTGCGISTGSEICNQENSDHAHPLEPILLSERSKDQLSESYNEMTTIDQEILVTETEPMVVTAAQRPDHVAVFADNNEIEEERVPETPTYLDGIHGLIKSFFLGRRESGTESLDGSVAGEFEGCDTLTVDQLKAALKAEQKALSALYTELEEERSASAIAANQTMAMITRLQQEKAAMQMEALQYQRMMEEQSDYDQEALQLLNELMMKREKEKQDLEKELEVYRKKILRYKAKERRQTAKHKVNGIAGTFSTSSSAEDSDDLSFEVHEGNGFAYDPDENNQNTLVDDVLSSGANQGTATHTITLRESLDDFEEERLSILEQLKALESELLTLDDEDTHDSDAIEHITDESCHVSNGNYGPSGDDLHDDANGLSVDLEASRNLHGEQRSSGCNGKRLLPLFDAISEENEAAVDASTKTNSYLAEKQKKLAIVEELDNIHERLHALEGDREFIKHCISSLKKGDKGIHLLQEILEHLRDLRSVELRARNSCNALVSLMA; this is encoded by the exons ATGGCGGCCAACAAGTTCGCGACCGTCTTGCACAGGAACGGCAACAAGATAGCGGTGGTACTCGCGTACGCCGTCCTGGAATGGACCCTCATCCTGCTGCTCCTGCTCAACGGGCTCTTCGCCTACCTCATCGCCCGGTTCGCGGACTTCTTCGGCCTCAAGCCCCCCTGCGTCTTCTGCTCCCGGGTGGACCACTACTTCGAGCACCGGGCCGATGGTCGCGGACGCCGCCAGCGTGGCGCCTGCCGCGACCTACTCTGCGACGAGCACGCCGCCGAGGTCGCAGGGATGGGTTACTGCGCCCGCCATCAGCGGCTGGCGGAGGCCGGGGATATGTGCGAGGACTGCTGCCCGTCGTCGTCGCGGCCCGTCGAGGCCGCGGTGCTGTCTTGGATGAAGCGGAGCGAGGAGGGGGCGAAGGATCTGCGGTGCTCGTGCTGCGACGTCGTCATCGAGAGCGGATTCTACTCGCCCTACATCTTCTTCAAGCCTTACTGGGACGTGTCGGAGAATGACCAGAAGGGGAATTCGGTTGAGGAGATTGCGGTGGGCGATCGCGAGGAGGGTTTCGAGGAAgacgccatctttggtcgagaaaAGGTGAACAAGTGGGAGTTGGTACCTCCAGATCCATCTGATCGATGCCATGAAaaggaggaggatgatgatgaaGAGAAGGTGGGAAGAAAGGAGGCAACGTGCGCTGCCGATTCAGAGAGGGCGGCGgaggaacaagaagaagaagaggccctCATCCAATTCTCCGACGCCTGCTGTTTGGTAGACGACCCTTCCTTTGAAGTCCTCACTCGGCGTCTGGGAAACATATGCGATGACGATGAGGAACGGTTGGTTCCGGTACGGCTGATCGACTCTGCAACCATGACGAAGAGCCCTGCTTCGTTTGTGCTCAGTAAACAACGCCAGCAAGAGCTTGGGCTTGTTGGAGGGGAAAAAGATGGCGGGGTAGTCGACATCGGAAGCATCGCAGAGGAGAGGAAACCGGTGGCTTTCTCTGCAGAGAGGACTGATGCCATGGCTCTTGATATCGGGAGCATTACAGAgaaaaatggattggattcttttACAAAGATGGCTGATATTGTTGAAGTGAATCCTTTGGGGAATGTTGGAGCTGTGCAAGAAGCAAAAGTTCTTGATGTTGGATGCGTTATGGAAGAGGTGAAACCATTGGCCTCAGCTGCAGGGAGTGATGATATCTTTGGAGAGAATTGTTCTGTTGATGTTGCAGCAGAGCAACATGCTGATGATGTTGACATGAGAAGCATGGCGACAGAGGTCTCTGCCGGAGAAGCAGCTGATACTGTTACGGATAATTCTTCCGACATACACGAAGCTCAACAATGTGCCATGACTGTTGATGAAAGAAGCATATCAGAGGAAAAGGCATTGCCCTCTTCTAAACAGAAAGCTGATACAATTGAAGAGAGTTTTTCTGAGATGGATGGAGCCCAACAACTCACCATATCAGGAGAGGAAAAGGTATTGGCCTCTCCCGAAGAGAGGGCTGATACCATTGTAGAGAATTTTTCTGAGATGAATGGAGCTCAACAATGTGAAATCACTCTTGATACAGGGAGCGTCTTAGAAGATGAAAAGATACCATTGTCTAGGATGGAAGGGGATGATATCGTCAAACAGAATTCCATATATCTTCATGCTTCATCTGATCATCAAACCATTGCTCCTCAAGCAACATCAGTTAGATCACTTGAAGATATTGTTCAAGTGGAATCATTAAGGAGCGCAGAAGATCTTCCTGAAACAAAAG attTTGAAGAAGACAACAAATTGATCGATGTGGACACTGGTTGTGGAATATCTACAGGAAGTGAGATATGCAACCAGGAAAACAGTGATCATGCACATCCTCTTGAGCCAATTTTATTGTCAGAAAGATCAAAAGATCAACTCTCAGAGAGCTATAATGAGATGACTACTATAGACCAAG AAATATTGGTTACTGAAACTGAACCAATGGTGGTGACTGCTGCACAAAGGCCAGACCATGTTGCTGTGTTTGCAGACAATAATGAGATTGAGGAGGAGAGAGTACCTGAGACGCCAACTTATCTTGATGGTATTCATGGTTTAATTAAAAGTTTTTTTCTTGGAAGGAGAGAATCGGGAACAGAGTCTCTAGATGGAAGCGTTGCCGGTGAGTTTGAAGGATGTGATACATTGACCGTAGATCAGCTTAAAGCTGCTTTGAAGGCAGAACAAAAAGCTCTGAGTGCATTATATACTGAGCTTGAGGAAGAGAGAAGTGCCTCTGCCATTGCTGCAAACCAAACAATGGCAATGATAACCAGGCTTCAACAAGAGAAAGCTGCTATGCAGATGGAAGCATTGCAATATCAGCGGATGATGGAAGAACAGTCGGATTATGACCAGGAAGCATTGCAACTTTTAAATGAGCTGATGAtgaagagggagaaggagaaaCAAGACTTGGAGAAGGAGCTAGAAGTGTACAGAAAGAAAATTCTTCGATACAAGGCCAAGGAGAGGAGACAAACCGCAAAGCACAAGGTCAATGGTATTGCTGGAACATTCTCTACTTCATCAAGTGCTGAAGACAGTGATGATCTCTCCTTCGAGGTCCATGAAGGGAACGGGTTTGCATATGATCCTGATGAAAACAATCAAAATACTCTTGTTGATGATGTGTTAAGTTCAGGGGCAAATCAAGGCACTGCAACGCATACAATCACACTTAGGGAATCGTTGGATGATTTTGAGGAAGAGAGGCTCTCAATACTTGAGCAACTCAAGGCATTGGAGAGTGAACTTCTGACATTGGATGATGAAGACACTCATGATTCAGATGCCATAGAGCATATTACGGATGAAAGTTGTCATGTTTCAAATGGAAATTATGGACCTTCAGGTGATGATTTACATGACGATGCAAATGGTTTGTCAGTTGATCTAGAGGCTAGCAGGAACCTACATGGTGAACAAAGATCCTCGGGTTGTAACGGGAAGAGGCTTCTTCCTCTCTTTGATGCCATAAGCGAGGAAAACGAGGCGGCAGTTGATGCTTCGACTAAAACAAATTCATATCTTGCAGAGAAGCAAAAGAAGCTTGCAATTGTGGAAGAGCTCGATAACATCCACGAGAGACTGCATGCCCTCGAGGGTGATAGAGAGTTTATCAAACATTGCATCAGTTCCTTGAAGAAAGGAGACAAGGGAATACATCTTCTTCAAGAGATATTAGAGCACCTTCGTGATCTGAGGAGCGTGGAACTCCGAGCGAGGAACTCGTGCAATGCTCTTGTTTCATTGATGGCTTAG